In Arcobacter ellisii, a genomic segment contains:
- a CDS encoding citrate/2-methylcitrate synthase, protein MGGLAGVTAGSSAICTCGLGNGLNYRGYAIQDLALKANFEEVAYLLLVGELPNKAQLKDFTRKIIAGRELPISVKNVLKSIPASSHPMDVMKTATSALGCVEPEAEDFSDQMAKIIRLLGAFPSFLVYWHHWHKNGKEIELKSEETTIAGYILERLKETKPLAVEVKAMNAMLTLYAEHEFNASTFANRITASTLSDIYSCMTTGIGTLKGHLHGGANEVAIKFVLQFDNVEHALKSVDELFARKEKIMGFGHRVYRNVDPRSPVGFELANELKELETSDPKLFDIAKAIRDKVKAEKGLPDNIDFFGGLIYHYMEIERLYYTPLFIMSRAAGWAAHAFEQRANNRIIRPSSEYTGPEPREFVPMEDRK, encoded by the coding sequence ATGGGTGGATTAGCAGGTGTTACAGCTGGAAGTTCAGCAATTTGTACATGTGGATTAGGAAATGGTTTAAATTATAGAGGATATGCAATTCAAGATTTAGCTTTAAAAGCAAATTTTGAAGAAGTAGCATATTTATTATTAGTTGGTGAATTACCAAATAAAGCTCAATTAAAAGATTTCACTAGAAAAATCATTGCAGGAAGAGAATTACCAATTTCTGTTAAAAATGTTTTAAAATCAATTCCAGCTTCTTCTCATCCAATGGATGTTATGAAAACAGCTACTTCAGCTTTAGGTTGTGTTGAACCAGAAGCAGAAGATTTTTCTGATCAAATGGCTAAAATCATTAGATTATTAGGTGCTTTCCCATCATTTTTAGTTTACTGGCACCACTGGCACAAAAATGGTAAAGAAATCGAATTAAAATCTGAAGAGACTACAATCGCTGGTTATATCTTAGAAAGATTAAAAGAGACTAAACCATTAGCTGTTGAAGTAAAAGCTATGAACGCTATGTTAACTTTATATGCTGAGCACGAATTTAATGCATCTACTTTTGCAAACAGAATTACAGCTTCAACTTTATCAGATATCTACTCTTGTATGACAACTGGTATTGGTACTTTAAAAGGTCACTTACATGGTGGAGCTAACGAAGTTGCTATCAAATTCGTTCTTCAATTCGACAATGTTGAGCACGCATTAAAATCAGTTGATGAATTATTTGCTAGAAAAGAAAAAATCATGGGATTCGGACACAGAGTATACAGAAATGTAGACCCAAGATCTCCAGTTGGATTTGAATTAGCAAACGAATTAAAAGAGTTAGAAACTTCTGACCCTAAATTATTTGATATTGCAAAAGCTATCAGAGACAAAGTAAAAGCTGAAAAAGGTTTACCAGATAATATCGACTTCTTCGGTGGATTAATTTACCACTACATGGAAATCGAAAGATTATACTATACACCATTATTCATTATGTCAAGAGCTGCTGGATGGGCTGCTCACGCATTTGAACAAAGAGCAAACAACAGAATTATCAGACCAAGTTCAGAGTATACTGGACCAGAGCCAAGAGAATTCGTTCCTATGGAAGATAGAAAATAA
- the prpB gene encoding methylisocitrate lyase, with amino-acid sequence MSAGKKFREALKQESPLQIVGTINAYQALQATRVGHKAIYLSGGGIANASYGLPDLGMTMIEDVCIDIRRITSICDTPLIVDADTGWGHAFNVARTVKEFIRSGAAGMHIEDQVAAKRCGHRPNKELVSTEEMCDRIRAAVDAKMQLDPEFYIIARTDAHASEGQEAAIARAKAYVEAGADAIFAEAVHTLKEYKEFTEAINVPVLANITEFGATPLFTTEELASVGIAMVLYPLSAFRAMNKAALAVYQELKDKGTQEGVLNTMQTRMELYDMLNYHAYEQKMDELFSKGKAK; translated from the coding sequence ATGAGCGCAGGAAAAAAATTTAGAGAAGCCTTAAAACAAGAGTCTCCTTTACAAATCGTAGGAACAATTAATGCTTACCAAGCATTACAAGCTACAAGAGTAGGACACAAAGCTATCTACTTATCAGGTGGAGGTATTGCAAATGCTTCTTACGGTTTACCAGACTTAGGTATGACAATGATTGAAGACGTATGTATTGATATTAGAAGAATTACTTCTATTTGTGATACTCCATTAATCGTTGATGCTGATACTGGTTGGGGACATGCATTTAATGTTGCTAGAACAGTTAAAGAATTTATTAGATCTGGTGCTGCTGGTATGCATATTGAAGATCAAGTTGCTGCAAAAAGATGTGGACACAGACCAAATAAAGAATTAGTATCTACTGAAGAAATGTGTGACAGAATTAGAGCAGCTGTTGATGCTAAAATGCAATTAGACCCAGAATTCTACATCATTGCTAGAACTGATGCACATGCTAGCGAAGGTCAAGAAGCTGCAATCGCTAGAGCTAAAGCTTACGTTGAAGCTGGAGCAGACGCAATTTTTGCTGAAGCAGTTCACACTTTAAAAGAATATAAAGAATTTACAGAAGCTATCAATGTACCAGTATTAGCAAATATTACTGAATTTGGTGCTACACCATTATTTACAACTGAAGAATTAGCATCTGTTGGTATTGCAATGGTTTTATATCCATTATCAGCATTTAGAGCAATGAACAAAGCTGCTTTAGCTGTATATCAAGAATTAAAAGATAAAGGTACACAAGAAGGTGTTCTTAATACAATGCAAACAAGAATGGAATTATACGATATGTTAAATTACCATGCTTATGAGCAAAAAATGGATGAATTATTTTCAAAAGGTAAAGCTAAATAA